The Anoplolepis gracilipes chromosome 5, ASM4749672v1, whole genome shotgun sequence region cacaTCGCTAATTCGGAACAAAAGcgatgaacatttttttttctgttacatataattttataacaaacatATGTATcgcaaaataagaaaattgtgtatataaattcattgGTCATAGTGTAAAAATACAAGATTGCTCTCATAAAAGTGTACTCTTATCTAAGAATAtgagagaataaattaaataaattttctctctcaaatcttgtataatacttaattatagaatcgtttaaaaaaatttgcacataataatgcatactatatgaaaatagatgcataaactatttatatatatagcatataaGTGAGAAAggtatataattagattttaacaatgaaaataattgataaagataTCATTGCACTGTATGCttgattcaaattattatgtgtGATATACTTCTATGGAATGTATTATTCTACGAAGGCAGTAACGATATAACTACTAAGTTGCATTAATatagcaattaataatataaagatgccatattaataagatctacattaatttttaaatatttgcaatttcaCCCAAatgatttctcttttttataacaaaaaaaaatttggaagaagttaatatgtttttgcttgtactattacatttttcaattttaaaaatgttaaacttcCTTAGGAAAAAGAGATAATCAATATTgctaacaattatttgtaaaactttCTATAAGCggatatttgattaataagaATGTGATTAGACTGGCTTAGATTATGTTGCTAACTCAAACTTTAATCTTTATAGAATGCTATAAAGCAATTGCTTGTTCGATGATGATCTAATAACcttgatagaaaaataatgtattagcCCAGTTCAAACATTAGATcgttaacttaaaatttaatctttatagaATTCTATAAAGCGATTGCTTGTTGTATGATGATCTATAAcattgatagaaaaataatgtgtCATGAAATAACAAGTGATGAGGAACTGGCGCATACAGTTGAGCAATTATTAGGAAGACATGAGTTGcacaagttaaaaataaaaatataaaatatatatatatatatatatatatatattctctgcTTAACTTATTCTGCAGTTGGCCGGTTTGCCGAATTTCAACGAGTTAGCAGTCTCCGTGGATGCTGTGCCATTCGATGTCAGTGAGCCTTTACGTGTCGGATGCATGGTAGTGGTGGTGTCGAGAAACTCATCATCGTTGTCCGAATCTGTGTCCTTGTCTTTGATCGATTTCTTCAACTCGCTTACATAACGTTCTATCATATTGAGATTCTGTACGCTCATCGCGTCATTACTATCGCCTACTATTACGGGCAACAGTATTTCGGGTTTTTGAGCAGCCTGACGTTCAATACACATTCGTTGTAATTCGGCCAGCGCCTCGTCCAGAAAGCGAACGTTGTTTTTGCGATCGTTCAATGGATTCTCACCGAATCCTAACGATTTAACTGCTCTGCGGTTTGTTTGTCTCGGTAAAGTGGTGCCTTTTTGATCATTAACGGTTAACATAGTGGTGGTAAAACCCATTGGAAACTTGGATTGACTACATAAATCATTTTTCAGTAGCCTACCATCAGATACTTCATTATGACTGCCTTGTTGTTGTGCCACATCGTAACTCTTAATGAATCCTCGTTCCTCAGAAACTAGTGGAGGTGCATTCGCCTTCGGAGCAGTGTAAGTCGCGTTGTATTCGATATCGGCAGTGTTTTGGCTTAGCGGTCGAGCTGCAGCCGGCGGATGGACTGTGTTGTGCTGTTGGCTCTGCTGAGCGGAATCTCGCCATCTGGCGCTATTCATCACGAGTCGTGTCAATTGTTGGATAGTTTTATTTGGAACTGCGGGTTCATTATTGGCGATATTATTGAACGGTAATTTCGCCGGAGTCGATGTGTCGCATGGTTCCGGATAATTGTGTTGAGTTGCCATGTTTAACTGACGCATACACTCGTAGCCTTCACCCTGCCCAGTCAGAAGGTTATCTCTCTGTGTGTATTTGAACATCTTTTTCCGCGATTCCCAGGTACCGCAATAAGGCGGATCTTGTTCGCAGGCGCGACATTCTGCGTCTAAGAAAGCCGCAGTGAGTATCATAATGGGAGTGGGGTTTCGCTGCGTGAAAAGCTTCCTACGTGCAGTTAAGATTTGATCCATATTCATTTCCAACCGTGCGTTCTCTATTTTCGCTTCGAGTTCGCGTTCCATCTCCAGCATCTTAGTAGTCTCATATATTAAAGTTCGTGTATTCATTTGCAATCTGTCCGTCTCTCTAGCAATGCGCCTTTCCGCTGATGATTGTGTACGAGcttcattattatacataagcTGAAGACCGAGTCGTTGTTGAGCTTTCACAAACGGCGACGTGGATACTGGACCTAATTTTGACCATATCGTTCCGAGTTTTCTGCCTGCCGGACTAACAGCGATTGGCGATACTACACCAGGTCTAGTCGGAATAGGATtctgattaattaattcgatATTCGAACTTGGTATCGTGCAAGGAACACGACAAGGTTTTGGCGGAACTAAGTCCAACTTGGGTGGAACCATTCCGGGTTTTGGTGGCGGAAGCAGAGAGGTGATCATAGTTTCCGgtagcggcggcggcggtggcgatGACGTTTCATTCTTATTAAGTACCGTAGCGT contains the following coding sequences:
- the LOC140665533 gene encoding uncharacterized protein; this translates as MSETSGDNAKYKWTPESTALLVSVWSDRQVQKQLVYAPRPQIIWESVARYMRKKGYEVGGKQCRSRMKQVLVCYREAKRAGTRAGVEQYYETIDRVLKNKRLEQTNVNVGVDTVDATVNYVKSPPKDMKTNKNLQMRLKVQEPVQSLFRTEALSPTWTTGCENEYPDSPESNETIIAKPYRMFSPTRDVAINTGEHLVQIGNRAVQTNPIEKPIREDYRPNLLAPYPYGEIPYQNTVQNVQNQIIQENMQQYQNTQQQNCGWNQLPQRNVPANNQFGYQHNVNQQSLPNGVMQSNIMQNFNAENIARQQNQLQQGALYADNRAMPQEPCKVIYRENLGTAYRQYQDTRMACAANVNKQNGSLSPDYSPETSQNLNDAFCMSKSEKTHNLNETYSRPVNLDNPNLVDATVVTNNATCNDDSMLLEFLLNSPVPSENGGKSRDNAVNTDELPSPPFRKKKAQKIEQLVLNAINSQNEVVNKILAVQNDMVTRFLDVDRDRQNRLENRLDHLLNVVHATVLNKNETSSPPPPPLPETMITSLLPPPKPGMVPPKLDLVPPKPCRVPCTIPSSNIELINQNPIPTRPGVVSPIAVSPAGRKLGTIWSKLGPVSTSPFVKAQQRLGLQLMYNNEARTQSSAERRIARETDRLQMNTRTLIYETTKMLEMERELEAKIENARLEMNMDQILTARRKLFTQRNPTPIMILTAAFLDAECRACEQDPPYCGTWESRKKMFKYTQRDNLLTGQGEGYECMRQLNMATQHNYPEPCDTSTPAKLPFNNIANNEPAVPNKTIQQLTRLVMNSARWRDSAQQSQQHNTVHPPAAARPLSQNTADIEYNATYTAPKANAPPLVSEERGFIKSYDVAQQQGSHNEVSDGRLLKNDLCSQSKFPMGFTTTMLTVNDQKGTTLPRQTNRRAVKSLGFGENPLNDRKNNVRFLDEALAELQRMCIERQAAQKPEILLPVIVGDSNDAMSVQNLNMIERYVSELKKSIKDKDTDSDNDDEFLDTTTTMHPTRKGSLTSNGTASTETANSLKFGKPANCRIS